Within the Bacillus sp. FSL K6-3431 genome, the region AACCGATAATAAAAAACGAACGCTCATTATTGGGGCGGGATCTGCCGGCACGATGGTAGCAAGACAATTACTGAAAAATAATGATGCAGACCTTTTGCCGGTGGCATTTATTGATGATGATAGTAGAAAACATCAACTAGATATACTAGGTCTTCCCGTTTATGGAGGAGTGAATCGGATAGAAAACGCCATCCAAGATTATAACATCGAAAATGTAATTATTGCTATTCCATCACTATCTCAAAAAAAATTAAACATCATCTTTCAAGAATGTGCAAAAACCAAAGCCAAGACGCAAATTCTTCCCATGTTAGAGGATCTCGTCACTGGTAAAATCGCCGTTACCCAATTCCGCGATGTGCAAGTAGAAGATCTTTTAGGAAGAAAACCAATTGAATTAGATATTGAAAGTATTTCAGATTCTATAACGAATAAAATTGTATTGGTAACAGGTGCAGGAGGTTCCATAGGTTCGGAAATTTGCCGCCAAATATCCAGCTTTCACCCACAGAAACTAGTGTTATTAGGCCATAGTGAGAATGACATTTATGAGATTGAAATGGAATTACATGAAAAGTTCGGCCATATAGCAATGGAGTTTCCAACTGAAATTGCGGATATCCAAGATGCTAAGAAAATGATGGACGTGATGAATCGGCATCATCCTCATGTTGTGTACCACGCTGCAGCTCATAAGCATGTACCATTGATGGAGTACAATCCGGAAGAAGCAGTTAAAAATAATGTAATTGGAACGAGAAATGTCGCAGAAGCCGCAAGTTGGCATGGGGTAGAAACATTTGTCATGATCTCCACAGATAAAGCGGTGAATCCCACAAGCGTCATGGGGGCAACCAAGAGGCTGGCTGAAATGATTATTCAGCATATGAACAAAAAAAGCAGAACAAAATTTGTCGCAGTTAGGTTCGGTAATGTTTTAGGTAGTCAAGGCAGTGTCATCCCATTATTTAAAAAACAAATAAAAAAAGGCGGACCACTTACAGTTACCCATCCAGACATGCTTCGCTATTTTATGACTATTCCTGAAGCTTCCAGATTAGTCATTCAGGCTGGAGCGCTAGCTAGAGGAGGAGAGATCTTTGTATTAGATATGGGAGATCCGGTAAAAATTGTCGACTTGGCTAGAAATTTAATCAAGTTATCAGGGCATTCTATTGATGACATTGGAATTGAATTTACTGGGATTAGGCAAGGTGAAAAGCTTTTTGAAGAATTACTCAATCAAAATGAAGTTCATAAAAAACATGTATTCCCAAACATTTATATCGGAAAAGCATCGGAGCTTTATTTACACGAAATAGAAGAGCTTTTATTAACATTCTCGATTATAGATAGGAAAGCATTAAGGGAAACACTTCTTCATTTGGCGAATAATAAAGGAAATCTGATACCAGAACGAGCTATGTCAGTTTCGGGATAAAGGAGGCGAAAAAGGGATGAAAGTAAGAAAAGCAATTATTCCAGCTGCTGGTTTAGGAACGAGATTTCTACCAGCAACAAAAGCGATGCCAAAAGAAATGTTACCGATTGTTGATAAACCGACAATTCAATATATTGTGGAAGAAGCGATTGAATCAGGAATCGAAGATATTATTATTGTAACAGGAAAAGGAAAGAGAGCGATTGAAGATCACTTTGATCATTCTTTCGAATTAGAGCAAAGCTTAATGGAAAAAGGAAAGTATGATTTATTAGATAAAGTACAAAAGTCATCAAAGATGGTTGATATCCATTATATTCGTCAAAAAGAACCAAAAGGCTTGGGGCATGCAGTTTGGTGTGCACGTAAATTTATTGGCGATGAACCATTTGCTGTTCTACTTGGTGACGATATTGTTCAAGCCAAAAAGCCTTGTCTAAAGCAAATGATAGAACAGTATGAGAGATACAATGCATCGATACTTGGAGTTCAATCTGTTCCAGAAAGCGATGTGTCAAGATATGGAATTATTGATGGAAATGTAATTGGAGATCGCTTTTATAGCGTGAATCATCTCGTAGAAAAACCAATACAAGCGGAAGCACCTTCCAATCTAGCAATTATGGGCAGATATATTCTTAATCCGAGAATCTTTGGAATATTGAATGAACAGAAGCCAGGGGCTGGAGGAGAAATCCAGTTGACAGATGCAATCGCTCGACTAAATCATTATGAAGCTGTTTACGCTTATGATTTTGAAGGTGTTCGCTATGATGTTGGTGAAAAAATGGGCTTTATTCAAACGACGATCGATTTCGCTTTACAAAGAGAT harbors:
- a CDS encoding polysaccharide biosynthesis protein; the encoded protein is MSYRQRLNLFIFLDSCIILTAIFFGFFLVNANFHIIALPVMIASISILISHHIFSFRFKIYKKAWEYASIGELIIIFKVVTLSIIVASFAQLLIINEIYFRLLAVTWLLHMLFIGGSRFCWRIYRDNFLNKTDNKKRTLIIGAGSAGTMVARQLLKNNDADLLPVAFIDDDSRKHQLDILGLPVYGGVNRIENAIQDYNIENVIIAIPSLSQKKLNIIFQECAKTKAKTQILPMLEDLVTGKIAVTQFRDVQVEDLLGRKPIELDIESISDSITNKIVLVTGAGGSIGSEICRQISSFHPQKLVLLGHSENDIYEIEMELHEKFGHIAMEFPTEIADIQDAKKMMDVMNRHHPHVVYHAAAHKHVPLMEYNPEEAVKNNVIGTRNVAEAASWHGVETFVMISTDKAVNPTSVMGATKRLAEMIIQHMNKKSRTKFVAVRFGNVLGSQGSVIPLFKKQIKKGGPLTVTHPDMLRYFMTIPEASRLVIQAGALARGGEIFVLDMGDPVKIVDLARNLIKLSGHSIDDIGIEFTGIRQGEKLFEELLNQNEVHKKHVFPNIYIGKASELYLHEIEELLLTFSIIDRKALRETLLHLANNKGNLIPERAMSVSG
- the galU gene encoding UTP--glucose-1-phosphate uridylyltransferase GalU — translated: MKVRKAIIPAAGLGTRFLPATKAMPKEMLPIVDKPTIQYIVEEAIESGIEDIIIVTGKGKRAIEDHFDHSFELEQSLMEKGKYDLLDKVQKSSKMVDIHYIRQKEPKGLGHAVWCARKFIGDEPFAVLLGDDIVQAKKPCLKQMIEQYERYNASILGVQSVPESDVSRYGIIDGNVIGDRFYSVNHLVEKPIQAEAPSNLAIMGRYILNPRIFGILNEQKPGAGGEIQLTDAIARLNHYEAVYAYDFEGVRYDVGEKMGFIQTTIDFALQRDELRKDLLDYLSSVLERELIR